One segment of Candidatus Cybelea sp. DNA contains the following:
- a CDS encoding 3'-5' exonuclease — MIALDLTQEQRAAVEGPLDACFAIVGAAGTGKSTALAQRRERVRALHPGAQPLIVSAPRALGEYAAELLRASGREIALVDDVEAELLFTQACEPLFELQWEEFAADRLDPEVPGLRSPSRFLRSAFRLIRRLGDADTSPASFLAAALTGATEFYANPPNFADPSLLIATKNTYHDSLDVAAAELARQYRREIDLAKILARLYEDYQRLVAASGRMTGRDAVAAAAAMLREDAALAQRLRERCRFAFVDDAQELTEADLALLRAIFGERLAGVTLCGDPAPSVSTVRRTQPQAVFALGASRVKLQELRRSPRVELHRPPSAGEEASFIADRVAAWIGEGVSPERIAVIFRSVRTVEQYEAALLDRNIPVLISGDVNLFTDRRALDALAPLWNVHDPFRHEWLLRTLEGPALGLCDASLQLLCAEPSDPQRPLFAFDDEPAPTTRTSRWNPKRDLRLGWNVIRGEQDAALSEDALTRVQRFRRLREGWLEIMESQHFEVFARAVWRDALAREGDPGSARARSQAMLLQRLLERLREFTAEHPEARVAEILAYAQQRMESDLESCEAADPRGAGRGFVQMLSVEAAQGLEFDHVVVGNVRPGSFPLWYAPEAFLFSPRLGMIPKENAGEAQASRTAKFTYYMFRTKAVQRYNERERRALHYAMRRARQSALVTAWGTPTRGITAPELLEELR; from the coding sequence TTGATCGCGCTCGACCTAACGCAAGAGCAGCGCGCCGCCGTCGAAGGGCCGCTCGACGCCTGTTTCGCGATCGTAGGCGCCGCGGGTACCGGCAAAAGCACTGCGCTCGCGCAGCGGCGCGAGCGCGTGCGTGCGCTTCACCCCGGCGCGCAGCCGCTGATAGTTTCCGCGCCGCGCGCGCTGGGCGAGTATGCGGCCGAGCTGCTGCGCGCGAGCGGTCGCGAGATCGCACTCGTCGACGACGTCGAAGCGGAGCTGCTCTTCACGCAGGCCTGCGAGCCGCTCTTCGAGCTCCAGTGGGAAGAGTTTGCGGCCGATCGGCTCGATCCCGAGGTTCCGGGGCTGCGTTCGCCGTCGCGCTTCCTGCGCTCGGCCTTTCGCTTGATTCGGCGGCTCGGCGACGCCGACACCAGCCCGGCTTCGTTCCTGGCCGCCGCGCTCACCGGGGCGACCGAGTTTTACGCAAATCCACCGAACTTCGCCGATCCCTCGCTGCTGATCGCGACCAAGAACACCTACCACGATTCGCTCGACGTGGCAGCGGCAGAGCTCGCGCGCCAGTATCGCCGCGAGATCGATCTCGCTAAAATTCTCGCCCGTCTCTACGAAGACTACCAGCGTCTGGTTGCAGCCTCCGGACGGATGACGGGGCGCGACGCCGTTGCCGCGGCGGCCGCGATGCTGCGTGAAGACGCAGCGTTGGCCCAGCGGCTGCGAGAACGCTGCCGGTTCGCCTTCGTCGACGACGCGCAGGAGCTCACCGAAGCCGATCTGGCGCTCTTGCGCGCGATCTTCGGGGAAAGGCTGGCCGGGGTAACGCTCTGCGGCGACCCGGCCCCCTCGGTATCGACGGTGCGCCGCACGCAGCCGCAAGCAGTCTTCGCGCTCGGCGCTTCGCGCGTGAAGCTGCAGGAACTGAGGCGTTCTCCGCGCGTCGAGCTGCACCGTCCGCCGTCCGCCGGCGAGGAGGCTTCCTTCATCGCCGATCGTGTCGCGGCGTGGATCGGAGAGGGCGTCAGCCCCGAGCGGATCGCGGTGATCTTTCGTTCCGTGCGCACCGTCGAGCAGTACGAAGCCGCGCTGCTCGATCGCAACATTCCGGTGCTGATCTCAGGCGACGTCAACCTCTTTACCGACCGGCGCGCGCTCGACGCGCTCGCGCCGCTGTGGAACGTCCACGATCCGTTTCGCCATGAGTGGCTGCTGCGGACGCTCGAAGGGCCGGCGCTGGGTCTTTGCGATGCGTCGCTGCAGCTTCTTTGCGCGGAGCCCAGCGATCCGCAGCGTCCGCTCTTTGCCTTCGACGACGAGCCCGCTCCCACGACGCGCACGAGCCGCTGGAACCCCAAGCGCGATCTGCGCTTGGGGTGGAACGTTATTCGTGGCGAACAGGACGCGGCGCTCTCCGAGGACGCGCTGACTCGCGTCCAGCGTTTTCGCCGGCTGCGCGAAGGCTGGCTCGAAATCATGGAATCGCAACACTTCGAAGTGTTCGCGCGCGCCGTCTGGCGCGACGCGCTCGCGCGCGAGGGCGATCCGGGATCGGCGCGGGCTCGAAGCCAAGCGATGCTGCTGCAGCGCCTCCTCGAGCGACTGCGTGAGTTTACCGCGGAGCATCCCGAGGCACGCGTAGCCGAGATCCTGGCCTACGCGCAGCAGCGAATGGAAAGCGACCTCGAGAGCTGCGAAGCCGCCGATCCGCGCGGAGCGGGGCGAGGCTTCGTGCAGATGCTCAGCGTCGAAGCGGCGCAAGGTCTGGAATTCGACCACGTCGTGGTGGGCAACGTTCGTCCCGGCTCGTTTCCGCTCTGGTATGCTCCGGAAGCCTTTCTCTTCAGTCCGCGGCTTGGCATGATTCCTAAAGAGAACGCGGGTGAGGCTCAGGCATCGCGGACCGCTAAGTTCACTTACTACATGTTTCGCACGAAGGCCGTGCAGCGATACAACGAACGGGAGCGCCGGGCGCTGCACTACGCGATGCGCCGCGCGCGCCAGAGCGCACTGGTCACCGCGTGGGGTACGCCGACGCGCGGGATCACCGCGCCCGAGCTGCTCGAAGAGCTGCGCTGA
- a CDS encoding UbiX family flavin prenyltransferase — translation MRRIIVGISGASGSLYGYMVLQALRSIGGIETHLVLTAAARRTIELETEMNGEDFDALADVVHRDDDLAAAISSGSFLTDGMLVIPCSMKSASAIAYSMNANLLVRAADVCLKEKRRLVLVIRETPLHLGHLRTLAQLAEIGAVILPPIPAMYANPQSVDDIIAHTVGKALDQFGIANELFKRWRTPI, via the coding sequence ATGCGGCGGATCATTGTCGGCATCAGCGGAGCGAGCGGCAGTCTTTATGGCTACATGGTGCTGCAGGCGCTGCGTTCGATCGGCGGCATCGAGACGCACCTCGTGCTGACCGCCGCGGCTCGCCGAACGATCGAACTCGAAACCGAGATGAACGGCGAAGACTTCGACGCCCTTGCCGACGTCGTGCACCGCGACGACGACCTCGCCGCCGCAATCTCGAGCGGTTCGTTCCTCACCGACGGCATGCTCGTGATCCCGTGCTCGATGAAGAGCGCGAGCGCGATCGCCTATTCGATGAACGCTAACCTGCTCGTCCGCGCTGCGGACGTCTGTTTAAAAGAAAAACGCAGGCTGGTGCTGGTGATTCGCGAGACGCCGCTGCACCTCGGGCACCTCCGCACGCTCGCCCAGCTGGCGGAGATCGGCGCCGTGATCCTCCCGCCGATTCCGGCGATGTATGCCAATCCGCAGAGCGTGGACGATATCATCGCCCACACCGTCGGCAAGGCGCTCGACCAGTTCGGCATCGCCAACGAGCTCTTTAAGCGCTGGCGAACGCCGATCTAG
- a CDS encoding helix-turn-helix domain-containing protein, whose protein sequence is MTSGPFVERRLLERGPIRVAHRLYAGACRGEVSVPLGNVLLGISGSGGAKICWNGLEVRPNDLVMTQGYVATYAAAPARFFTLTLDLPELRRRYPQASGMLARLEQASGHPTLWRGTTHVRRLRSFLRELLSMHVAARGSTGTPLECRLFPLVEAIVGGKAEALTPSHALSRRIKAVLECQAYMFSRRGEAVTLQDLSNISGLRPRSLINAFAAVTSMSPMAFLRALRLMRVRETLLDAGSRSRVIDVATEWGFWHMGHFTAAYRTAFGETPSETLRRASGVR, encoded by the coding sequence GTGACCAGCGGTCCATTCGTCGAGCGGCGTCTGCTCGAACGCGGCCCGATTCGCGTTGCCCACCGCCTCTACGCCGGTGCCTGCCGGGGCGAGGTATCCGTTCCGCTGGGAAACGTGCTGCTCGGCATTTCCGGCTCCGGAGGCGCAAAGATCTGCTGGAACGGCCTGGAGGTCCGGCCAAACGATCTCGTGATGACGCAGGGTTACGTGGCGACCTATGCGGCCGCGCCGGCGCGCTTCTTCACGCTAACACTCGATCTGCCGGAACTGCGGCGACGATATCCGCAGGCGTCCGGGATGCTGGCGCGGTTGGAACAGGCCTCGGGACATCCGACGCTCTGGCGCGGAACCACGCACGTGCGGCGGCTACGCTCGTTTTTGCGCGAACTGCTTTCGATGCACGTTGCGGCGCGGGGATCCACCGGGACGCCTTTGGAGTGCCGGCTCTTTCCGCTCGTGGAGGCCATTGTCGGTGGTAAAGCGGAGGCGCTAACGCCGTCGCACGCGCTCAGCCGCCGAATCAAAGCAGTGCTCGAATGCCAGGCGTATATGTTCTCGCGGCGCGGCGAAGCGGTGACGCTGCAAGATCTGAGCAACATTTCGGGTCTGCGGCCGCGCTCGCTGATCAACGCCTTTGCGGCAGTAACCTCAATGAGCCCGATGGCGTTCTTGCGCGCGCTGCGCTTGATGCGGGTTCGCGAAACACTTCTGGATGCGGGTTCGCGCAGCCGCGTCATCGACGTTGCGACCGAGTGGGGATTCTGGCACATGGGGCATTTTACGGCGGCTTACCGCACGGCGTTCGGCGAAACGCCGTCGGAGACGCTCCGCCGCGCCTCAGGCGTCAGGTAA
- the dinB gene encoding DNA polymerase IV, whose translation MNGPQRSFIAHFDIDAFYASVAIRDDPSLRGKPVAIAGSSRRAVVLTASYEARPFGVRSAMPLYRARIACPDLVVVRPEMQKYRGVSREVFEIFREAGREVEGLSMDEAFVAVGVTTLDGAREFAATIRRRVRETTGLTVSAGVGTAKMIAKIASDSCKPDGLLAVAPGEEAAFLAPMPVGRLWGIGPKTQARLSVYGIATIGQIAALDDARLHELFGSWWREVRDLARGIDPRRVEPERETKSISTEETFEYDVRDESRLIELLREQAKELAEKLRLDDCSARTVAIKVKHGDFTIVGRQTHLAEPTRDARRIFRAAVHCLRRAALEGTPVRLLGTRVASLTPGDAVQTSLF comes from the coding sequence ATGAACGGGCCGCAACGCTCCTTTATCGCGCACTTCGATATCGATGCGTTCTACGCGAGCGTTGCGATCCGCGACGATCCTTCGCTGCGCGGAAAACCCGTCGCGATCGCCGGTTCGAGCCGCCGCGCCGTCGTGCTGACGGCGTCGTACGAGGCGCGCCCGTTCGGCGTGCGCTCGGCGATGCCGCTCTATAGAGCGCGCATAGCCTGCCCGGATCTGGTCGTCGTCCGTCCGGAGATGCAAAAGTATCGCGGGGTCTCGCGCGAAGTCTTCGAGATCTTTCGCGAAGCCGGGCGCGAGGTCGAGGGACTTTCGATGGACGAGGCGTTCGTCGCCGTCGGCGTGACGACGCTCGACGGAGCGCGTGAGTTTGCGGCAACGATTCGCCGGCGCGTCCGCGAAACGACCGGGCTCACGGTGAGCGCCGGGGTTGGAACGGCAAAGATGATTGCGAAGATCGCCTCGGACTCGTGCAAGCCCGACGGCCTGCTCGCGGTTGCGCCGGGAGAAGAAGCGGCGTTTCTCGCACCAATGCCGGTTGGCCGTCTCTGGGGAATCGGCCCGAAAACGCAGGCCCGCCTGAGCGTTTACGGCATCGCAACGATCGGGCAGATCGCGGCGCTCGACGACGCGCGCCTGCACGAACTATTTGGCTCCTGGTGGCGCGAGGTACGCGATCTGGCGCGTGGAATCGACCCGCGCCGCGTCGAGCCGGAGCGCGAAACGAAGTCAATCTCTACCGAAGAGACCTTCGAATACGACGTCCGCGACGAGAGCCGCTTGATCGAGCTGCTGCGCGAACAGGCGAAGGAGCTCGCCGAGAAGTTACGCCTCGACGATTGCAGCGCGCGCACGGTCGCCATTAAGGTGAAGCACGGCGACTTCACGATCGTCGGGCGTCAAACGCATCTGGCGGAGCCTACCCGCGACGCACGCCGGATCTTTCGGGCCGCGGTTCACTGCCTGCGCCGCGCCGCCCTCGAGGGGACGCCGGTGCGCCTGCTGGGAACGCGCGTCGCCTCGCTTACGCCAGGCGACGCCGTTCAAACGAGCCTTTTCTGA
- a CDS encoding CGNR zinc finger domain-containing protein codes for MNTVELPNGPDELGSLEGARGWCLSYGLPPVTNQAHLELLLAFRETLRDLLFANNGEGDAAAAWRELNPFMASTRLSLAVDPQHGLELLPAHEEDKGPIASLLAVVYEAQVRETWSRLRACRKQSCRFAYYDHTKNGSRAWCSMATCGNRAKAQRRRERARSQSA; via the coding sequence GTGAACACGGTCGAGCTCCCCAATGGCCCCGACGAGCTTGGCTCGCTCGAGGGAGCGCGCGGCTGGTGTCTGAGCTACGGCCTGCCGCCGGTCACGAACCAGGCCCACCTCGAGCTGCTGCTCGCCTTCCGGGAAACGCTGCGCGATCTGCTCTTTGCCAACAACGGGGAAGGGGACGCCGCCGCCGCCTGGAGGGAGCTGAACCCATTCATGGCCAGCACGCGCTTGAGCCTGGCAGTCGATCCTCAGCACGGCCTCGAGCTCTTGCCCGCACACGAAGAAGATAAAGGTCCGATCGCCTCGCTCTTGGCGGTCGTCTACGAGGCGCAGGTCCGCGAGACGTGGTCGCGCCTGCGCGCCTGCCGAAAACAAAGCTGTCGCTTCGCCTACTACGATCACACGAAGAACGGATCGCGCGCCTGGTGCAGCATGGCCACCTGCGGCAATCGAGCGAAGGCCCAGCGCCGCCGCGAGCGCGCGCGCAGCCAGAGCGCATGA
- a CDS encoding BTAD domain-containing putative transcriptional regulator → MDHRNMGLTACEFGLPRLGPSIVRRRALEEWLARFRNVPIRFLVAPPGFGKTVALLGYLRHCASNAVYCALPAGADGGAVWSYVGHALGSERECRSHVDVFRALALRAPLEIALDCKDVPSEDGVAAILMLMQQLPDEVGLLIACRSRVAFQVRRFVDEGTAVLCDAERLAFDAAEIRHVAETCGVPFTHAGVARLLDVTDGWPQVVSGAVRKASEDNCSLAQAFENWRARHGHLFNEFVAWTRTNVAEREADLLLKIVNGSHLEHSEDLQLLEEQGLFVIHTADGFRPLRALSQSRLYSRYSVTRAAKPLQVSLLGWFEATVDGRPIEWIRRRDRQVFKYLALQPNGRAARAQVAAVFWPDAPSDLAGKSLRTACSNIRKAIAKIVGFDQLDAYFRVRDEISLDLENVIVDVKRFAAHAADGDDQYARGQLRSAASHYRNAIAVHRGDLLIADVREAWVAPLDAELKQRFAEIGRRLAEIGEAKAYEFAAA, encoded by the coding sequence GTGGATCACCGCAACATGGGTCTGACGGCCTGTGAATTTGGATTGCCCCGCCTTGGACCGTCGATCGTCAGGCGCCGAGCCCTGGAAGAGTGGCTCGCCCGCTTCAGAAACGTCCCCATTCGCTTCTTGGTCGCACCACCAGGCTTCGGTAAGACGGTCGCGCTGCTCGGCTATCTGCGCCACTGCGCGAGCAATGCCGTCTACTGCGCGCTTCCGGCCGGCGCCGACGGCGGCGCGGTCTGGAGTTACGTGGGACACGCGCTCGGGAGCGAGCGCGAGTGCCGCTCGCACGTCGACGTCTTTCGCGCTCTCGCCCTGCGCGCGCCGCTGGAGATCGCGCTGGATTGCAAAGATGTACCCAGCGAAGACGGCGTCGCAGCGATCCTTATGCTGATGCAGCAGCTTCCCGACGAAGTTGGGCTGCTGATTGCCTGCCGCTCGCGCGTCGCCTTTCAAGTACGGCGCTTCGTCGACGAGGGCACGGCTGTGCTCTGCGATGCAGAGCGTCTGGCGTTCGACGCGGCGGAGATTCGCCACGTTGCCGAGACCTGCGGCGTGCCGTTCACGCACGCCGGAGTCGCGCGACTGCTCGACGTGACCGACGGCTGGCCGCAAGTCGTCAGCGGAGCCGTGCGCAAAGCCTCCGAGGATAACTGCAGTCTCGCGCAAGCCTTCGAAAACTGGCGCGCCCGCCACGGCCATCTGTTCAACGAGTTCGTCGCCTGGACGCGTACGAACGTGGCCGAACGCGAGGCCGATCTGCTGCTCAAAATCGTCAACGGCTCGCATCTCGAGCACTCCGAAGACCTCCAGCTGCTCGAGGAGCAGGGGCTCTTCGTCATCCACACGGCCGACGGTTTTCGGCCGCTGCGCGCCCTTTCGCAGAGCCGCCTGTACAGCCGCTACTCCGTTACCCGCGCCGCCAAGCCGCTGCAGGTCAGTCTGCTCGGCTGGTTTGAGGCAACCGTCGACGGGCGCCCGATCGAGTGGATCCGCCGCCGCGACCGGCAAGTCTTTAAATACCTCGCGCTCCAGCCCAACGGCCGGGCCGCGCGCGCGCAGGTCGCCGCCGTCTTTTGGCCGGACGCACCGAGCGACTTGGCCGGCAAGAGCTTGCGCACGGCCTGCTCCAACATTCGCAAAGCGATCGCCAAGATCGTCGGCTTCGATCAGCTAGACGCCTACTTCCGCGTCCGCGACGAGATCTCGCTCGATCTCGAAAACGTCATCGTCGACGTCAAGCGTTTTGCCGCTCACGCGGCCGACGGCGACGACCAGTACGCCCGCGGGCAACTGCGTTCCGCCGCCTCGCACTATCGCAACGCCATCGCGGTCCACCGCGGCGATCTGCTCATCGCCGACGTGCGCGAAGCGTGGGTCGCTCCGCTCGATGCGGAGCTAAAGCAGCGCTTTGCCGAGATCGGCCGCCGGCTCGCTGAAATCGGCGAAGCGAAAGCGTACGAGTTCGCCGCCGCTTAG
- a CDS encoding DUF885 domain-containing protein — MRIITATLIALLIGAAPTAQSAGNADAQYESLAKAYYDGSFRLSPIDATAVGVHDYDDQIGDFSAAGIGTQLENDRTYLGKLATIDRATLSPSVAVDATLLEYTLRDDLLLNETLAQWRHNPDVYTQSASAAVFTVMSKDYAPLEKRLGFAVARERLIPAMLKDGEKNVTTVDAITQQIAAEDAQGSVDFFKTSVPQAFAEVHDATLQSELKRANAAAATAMAAYARWIKTIKPSGTFAIGADAYRKRLLYEDAVSMPLDRYLSVGRHALEQTRAQFVATARKINPHATPLQVYLSITKVHPAPGALLSTAQNDLLKLRAFIEAKQIVTLPANANIKVIETPPFERATTSAAEDSPGPLETVATQAYYYVTPVDPTWSAKQKEEFLAQFNDFEFPIISAHEVYPGHFTNFSIDRGLDLSLTRKLSVSSEFAEGWAHYSEQMMVDRGWGNGDPRVRLAQLDEALLRECRYVVGVKLHTAAMSLTQAEQLFTDRCFQTHQVAVEESLRGTQDPMYGYYTLGKLMILKLRSDYKKKLGSAYTLEKFHDELLSRGDPPLPLLRPFILGDSDDGKAL; from the coding sequence TTGCGCATCATCACGGCCACGCTTATCGCCCTGCTGATCGGCGCAGCCCCCACGGCGCAGAGCGCGGGCAACGCCGACGCCCAATACGAATCGCTCGCCAAAGCGTATTATGACGGTTCGTTCCGCCTGAGCCCGATCGACGCCACCGCCGTCGGCGTTCACGATTACGATGATCAGATCGGCGATTTCTCCGCCGCGGGCATCGGCACGCAGCTCGAGAACGATCGCACCTACCTCGGCAAGCTCGCAACGATCGACCGCGCCACGCTTTCGCCCAGCGTCGCCGTCGACGCGACGCTGCTCGAGTACACGCTGCGCGACGACCTTCTCCTCAACGAGACGCTCGCGCAGTGGCGACACAATCCCGATGTCTATACGCAATCCGCCAGCGCCGCCGTCTTTACGGTAATGAGCAAGGATTACGCGCCGCTGGAAAAACGCCTCGGGTTTGCCGTTGCGCGAGAACGGTTGATTCCGGCGATGCTCAAAGACGGCGAGAAGAACGTTACGACCGTCGACGCGATCACCCAGCAGATTGCCGCCGAAGACGCGCAGGGCTCCGTCGATTTCTTCAAGACCTCGGTGCCGCAGGCGTTCGCCGAAGTCCACGACGCGACTCTGCAGTCCGAGCTGAAACGGGCTAACGCCGCCGCCGCAACCGCGATGGCGGCCTACGCGCGCTGGATCAAGACGATCAAGCCCAGCGGCACCTTTGCGATCGGCGCCGACGCGTATCGCAAGCGCTTGCTCTATGAAGACGCCGTCTCGATGCCGCTCGATCGGTACCTCTCCGTCGGCCGGCACGCACTCGAACAGACCCGGGCGCAGTTCGTTGCGACGGCGCGCAAGATCAACCCGCACGCCACGCCGCTGCAGGTCTATCTCTCGATTACGAAGGTTCACCCGGCGCCCGGCGCGTTGCTTTCCACCGCGCAGAACGATCTCCTAAAACTTCGCGCCTTCATCGAGGCCAAGCAGATCGTCACGCTGCCGGCCAACGCAAACATCAAGGTAATCGAGACGCCGCCGTTCGAGCGCGCGACGACCAGCGCGGCTGAAGATTCGCCGGGACCGCTCGAGACCGTCGCCACGCAGGCCTACTATTACGTGACGCCGGTCGACCCAACGTGGTCGGCGAAACAGAAAGAAGAGTTTCTCGCGCAGTTCAACGACTTCGAGTTTCCGATCATCTCGGCCCACGAAGTCTATCCGGGCCATTTCACCAACTTCTCTATCGACCGCGGCCTCGACCTCAGCCTCACCCGCAAGCTCTCGGTGAGCTCGGAGTTTGCCGAAGGCTGGGCGCATTACAGCGAACAGATGATGGTCGACCGGGGTTGGGGCAACGGCGATCCTCGCGTGCGGCTCGCGCAGCTCGACGAAGCGCTCCTGCGGGAATGCCGCTACGTCGTGGGCGTCAAACTGCACACGGCTGCGATGAGCCTCACGCAGGCCGAGCAGCTCTTTACCGATCGCTGCTTCCAGACGCACCAGGTTGCCGTCGAAGAGTCCTTACGCGGTACGCAGGATCCGATGTACGGCTACTACACGCTCGGAAAACTCATGATCCTCAAGCTGCGAAGCGACTACAAAAAGAAGCTCGGCAGCGCCTATACGCTGGAGAAGTTCCACGACGAGCTGCTCTCGCGCGGAGATCCGCCGCTGCCGCTGCTGCGCCCCTTCATCTTGGGCGACAGCGACGACGGAAAGGCCCTTTAG
- a CDS encoding GNAT family N-acetyltransferase, whose protein sequence is MRLKEISPEHYARDVLPLTFPLWAGRRDFELYVDQTLEIARGAYGRRHYRTLGLYDGKTLLASFKRYERELHDGDRRLRAIGFGAVYTPEQFRGRGYASVMMAAELDRARDAGYDLAYLFSDIRPEFYATFGFRALPSREWTLRADLLPVRRIHPAPLRGDDWSGVRRVFAACEAGRPAGFTRGQSAWGWIGMRMRHGSELAAGQAFNLVLRRPRGVRAYVLGARAPEKDAYILEEYGFADEASAALIPSLLRAAAGDLQRITGWLPPGDFRDLLPSGAPRKRTRSIFMIAPLRQEGRELLERALARRGAEFCWATDHI, encoded by the coding sequence GTGCGTCTCAAAGAGATTTCGCCCGAGCACTACGCGCGCGACGTCCTGCCGCTGACCTTTCCGCTCTGGGCCGGACGGCGCGACTTCGAGCTCTACGTCGACCAAACGCTCGAGATCGCGCGCGGTGCGTATGGGCGTCGCCACTATCGCACGCTCGGACTCTACGATGGTAAGACGCTGCTCGCGTCGTTCAAGCGCTACGAGCGCGAGCTGCACGACGGCGACCGGCGCCTGCGCGCAATCGGCTTCGGTGCCGTCTATACGCCCGAACAGTTTCGCGGGCGTGGCTACGCCAGCGTGATGATGGCGGCCGAGCTGGACCGCGCGCGTGACGCGGGCTACGATCTAGCCTACCTTTTTTCGGATATTCGCCCGGAGTTCTACGCGACGTTCGGGTTCCGCGCGCTGCCGTCGCGCGAATGGACGCTGCGCGCGGACTTGCTGCCGGTTCGACGCATCCACCCGGCGCCGTTGCGCGGCGACGATTGGAGCGGCGTGCGCCGCGTCTTCGCGGCCTGCGAGGCCGGGCGGCCGGCGGGCTTCACGCGCGGTCAGAGCGCGTGGGGCTGGATTGGGATGCGGATGCGTCATGGCTCGGAGCTTGCCGCCGGCCAGGCGTTCAATCTCGTGCTGCGGCGGCCGCGGGGCGTGCGCGCCTACGTGCTTGGCGCGCGCGCACCCGAGAAAGACGCGTATATTCTGGAGGAATACGGTTTCGCCGACGAGGCCTCCGCCGCGCTGATCCCCTCCCTGCTGCGCGCGGCTGCGGGCGATCTGCAGAGGATTACCGGCTGGCTGCCGCCCGGCGACTTTCGCGACCTGCTGCCGAGCGGTGCCCCGCGCAAGCGAACGCGCTCGATCTTCATGATCGCGCCGCTTCGGCAAGAGGGCCGCGAGCTGCTCGAGCGCGCGCTGGCGCGCAGAGGCGCGGAGTTCTGCTGGGCAACCGATCACATCTGA
- a CDS encoding PD-(D/E)XK nuclease family protein produces the protein MIRSTCSGVPHDIGAAYATLASRTGNLLDAIDRGALALPAPERDGVLRFASRARRVRALPDDLDSATLRTAVAEAFEMRASQTPFDKPFDTAAGDTDGGAQGDTDREFELAEAVVPEPACGVAGWQKHFSASALNAYAECARKWFYRYACAAVEDEGSSASAYGTAFHLALEDFHGEFARPRATERSAMRRRMRDYVAWAFERNRTDFGTRVEFELAVRRAQRTALRYIEWLLAEEAQAPFEVLGREVPASLELEGRPFVGFIDRLDRDDRSGAIGVVDYKTGSIATSPAEYAEKVRRFEDFQLPFYYWARTAAGDRVAKLMLIPLKDALLDVKPIVVEVGKTIRLDELERSKAKMIELSGHLSSGKVAHFNTAPTPSPCTFCCYATACTKKPFPEAARFGS, from the coding sequence ATGATTCGCTCGACGTGCTCGGGCGTGCCGCACGATATCGGCGCCGCCTACGCGACGCTGGCCTCACGGACGGGAAACCTGCTCGACGCGATCGACCGCGGTGCCCTCGCACTGCCCGCACCCGAACGGGACGGTGTCCTGCGTTTTGCGTCGCGCGCGCGGCGGGTCCGCGCGCTGCCCGACGATCTGGACTCTGCGACGTTACGAACGGCGGTCGCCGAGGCGTTTGAGATGCGCGCTTCGCAAACACCCTTCGACAAGCCCTTCGACACGGCTGCGGGTGACACAGATGGCGGAGCTCAGGGTGACACTGATAGGGAGTTTGAGCTAGCCGAGGCGGTTGTGCCGGAACCAGCTTGCGGCGTTGCGGGGTGGCAGAAGCACTTCAGCGCCTCGGCACTCAACGCGTACGCGGAGTGCGCGCGCAAGTGGTTTTATCGCTACGCGTGCGCGGCTGTCGAAGATGAAGGTTCATCTGCTTCCGCCTACGGCACCGCCTTTCACCTCGCGCTCGAAGATTTTCACGGCGAGTTTGCGCGCCCGCGCGCCACGGAACGCTCGGCGATGCGCCGGCGAATGCGCGACTACGTTGCGTGGGCGTTCGAGCGCAACCGCACCGATTTCGGAACGCGCGTCGAGTTCGAGCTTGCGGTCCGCCGGGCGCAGCGAACGGCGCTGCGGTACATCGAGTGGCTGCTGGCCGAGGAGGCGCAGGCACCCTTCGAGGTGCTCGGGCGTGAGGTTCCGGCGAGTCTCGAGCTCGAGGGGCGGCCCTTCGTCGGGTTCATCGATCGCTTGGATCGCGACGATCGCTCCGGCGCCATCGGCGTCGTCGATTACAAGACGGGCAGCATCGCTACGAGCCCCGCGGAGTACGCGGAAAAGGTGCGCCGCTTCGAGGATTTTCAGCTTCCTTTCTACTATTGGGCGCGCACGGCCGCGGGCGACCGCGTCGCCAAGCTGATGCTGATCCCGCTCAAAGACGCGCTCCTGGACGTCAAACCGATCGTCGTGGAGGTCGGCAAGACGATCCGTCTCGACGAACTCGAGCGCTCGAAGGCAAAGATGATCGAACTGAGCGGCCACCTCTCGTCGGGAAAGGTCGCTCACTTCAACACCGCGCCGACCCCGTCGCCGTGCACCTTCTGCTGCTACGCAACGGCGTGTACGAAAAAGCCGTTTCCTGAAGCCGCGCGTTTCGGAAGTTGA